The Hypomesus transpacificus isolate Combined female chromosome 6, fHypTra1, whole genome shotgun sequence genomic interval CATGATGTCCGGTATCGGAGCCACTATGGGTATTTTAGACACAGGTAAGAACATTAAACAGCTTGTTATAAATAACAGTTTTAAGTGGCGATTGTTGTCAGTTAAAGAGTGGTTCTGCTTTTCTCTCGGACAGGTGGGAATGTCCTCATCCTGAACACGTGGCGTAAGCAAGCTGGACCCCACATGCAAGCATTCCACTTCAACTTCGCTGTTGGGGCTTTCGCGTCGCCCATCATCGCCAAACTGATTTTCGGAACCGACCGGATCCCGCACAAAAACATCAGCACGGTAGCCTTGGTAACCTCCCCGCCCTTAATCGACCGGGTCTCCGAAACCCCCCTGAACTTTCTCTACGAAACCCAAAGCTGGACCACCGACCTCAAATCCTTGTGGTCCTATGTCGTTATCGGGTCCTTCATCTTCCTTgtttccctcctcttctttaCTATGTACTGCCGGAGCACCATGTCTCGTGACAAGCTCCAGACGCAAGCAACTGAGCCTCGGGTGTCCAAGCACCACAACGCTCTCATCATCCTGCTCTTCTGGTTCCTCTTCTGGTACGTGGGAGCTGAGGTTGCCTACGGCTCCTTCATCTTCACCTTCGCCAAGGATTACGCCCACATGGAGCAGTCTCAGGCCGCGGTCCTTAACTCTTTATTCTGGGGGATGTTTGCAGCTGGCCGGGGCATGGCTATCTTCTTTGCGACCTGCATGCACCCAGGCACCCTGATCCTGCTGAGTCTGTTGGGCTGCATGCTGTCCTCCCTGCTACTCACATTCTTCAACAACGTGCAGCTGGTCCTCTGGATCTGCACAGGGCTTTACGGTATCTCCATGTCCACCACCTTCCCCAGTGGAATCTCCTGGGTGGAACAGTACACCACAGTGACTGGCCGCTCGGCCGCCGTGTTTGTGGTGGGCGGGGCCCTGGGGGAGATGGTGCTGCCCGCTCTCCTGGGCTTCCTGCTGGGGACGAACATCCGGGATTATCCCCTGCTCATGTACCTGACCCTGGTCACAGCCATCATCACCGCCATCCTCTTCCCCATCATGTACAAGTTGGCCACTGGCTCAAGCAGAAAACGCAGTGTCAAGAACCAGACCAAGGCTGAGAATGACTACTGCCAAGCACAGCTAGACTCAGGGGCCGGatgaagagaagaaagaggaggccaACCAGTGGAATTAAACAACAGGTCAATTAAAATTGCAGAGGCTCTTGTCGTAAACAATTATAACACAGTATTAACAGTCCCAGAAGTGATCTATCTCTGATGCTTGGTAGATAGGTTGCGATTTTACTCAATGTAGAAGTGAGCAAGAACAGAATTCTGGACAGTGTTTAGCGTCAGTGCCATTGTGTCTTTGGCAAACACGATTTTGTCAGCACAATGTAATATTTTTACCGTGAAAGCGATTTGTAAGAAGTAATCCGCAAGTCTGAATATTGTGATTAGACTCTAGGTTAGGGAGTATTTTGTTCAAAACACTGTCTAAACCAATGAAATGATTTACCTATATCTTACGATCATCATCTCAACCATATTTTCATTAATCAGTGACACACCAGACCATTAAATTAAGTTAACCATTGACAATGAGATCCGTCTGTTCGCCTCATTTCAAAGTTCATTTTAGGTATTCTAATGTTGTATCGTGTTTCTTTTCCTATGATGTAGAGGGTATGTGCTCACAGAATATGAGAGTATTCAAACTATTGAACGCAAAATTGACAATGTTTTAATGTACACTTTAGATTGCTGATTATTCATACACTAAAACATTCGAGCACTCAAGGATCACTTAACTAAGTCACATATAGAtgattaacccctttggtaattttatccaaaaacacacatactaacccctttggtcatttcatccaaaacacacatgctaacccctttggtcatttaatccaaaacacacatgctaacccgtttggtcattttatccaaaacacacatgctaacccctttggtcatttcatccaaaacacacacacattaacccctttggtcatttccaccaaaacacacatactaacccctttggtcatttccaccaaaacaaacataccgccccttttggtcattttatccaaaacacacttgCTAACCCCttaggtcatttcatccaaaacacacatgctaacccctttggtcatttcatccaaaacacacatgctaacccctttagtcattttatccaaaaacacacatgctaacccctttggtcatttcatccaaaacaccgtAACATGCAAAGGATCTGTCCTGCCATCATGTGTGTTATTTTCTGTGTTTAGAATGTGATATGAttgcatcaaagttgacattctcCAAATAGTCAATATAACTTGACAGTAGCCTATTTTTAACAActagactagccagctatccaAATCAAAAATTTTCGAGGACGACAGAGGTCGCTGTTCTGGCAATCTCAATCCTATGACTACTTCCTGCAAATTGACGCGTCGTCAGCTGAGCGCCTCATCATTATACGCTTGACATATGGAGTATCTTTACCATTAGCCGAGGTTCTCCTCTCTTGCTATCCGACCTTCaaaaatggatggatggatggatagaatTAATGAATAAGCACGGTGTTCAGCACGGTCATTTTGAGGTGTCATTCACGAATAATACACCACAGTGAGTTGCACGAATTTGTTTAGGCTACTTCGCCAACCTGTCCAGCGTTAGCCGTAATTTGACAGGTATGTCGGCCTCGTCCCCCCGAGAGACCGTTGTCAAAAAGAAGCATGTACGTTTCGCTAGAATGACAGATGAAGATGAAAACGACGACCAGGAAGATACTCTTTTTGACAAGAGGAAAGACATTCGGCGGGGTCTGAAGAGTGTTCTAAAAGCAGGGAAGCGGAGGAAAAACCAAGGTTTCGATGGAGTCGAAATTATCGACAGAGCTGGCAGCGACAGTTCTTTGGGAAACTGCAGCCGCTGGATGGTTACCTTGGCGCTGTGTGCATCCTTCCTTGGACTGGTAAATATGAATCCAGATCGTACGTCTTTCATTTACAGTAGCAATCACGTTGTCAGTTTTATTGACGATACAGTCGAAGGCTATTTGGTGTAGAACATAAATGTTCTGTCTCTGTGCGTATCAATTTCTGAAAGCACGTTCTCCGATGTTTTAGGAAGTCCATCCTCTTTTACACAGGTTGGTAATTGATAGATATACTGTTCTGCAGTTGTCCATGTCTGTTCATGCGTTTGGCTATCATTGATTTCTTATTTGCCATCTACATCGTGGCTGAGCAGGATTTGCATCCTGTTACCATTGCAGTATAACTGGCTCTACAAGTTCATGGGTCTCAGCTCTGGCGGAATGATATATAATACACTTTTAATGACTTATAGCTTATGAAATGTCAAACCATAAAATACATGGGTCCTTACATTTTTCTAAAGCAAATACATGGGACCAAGTGAAAACGAAAATATATCTTCTTAAACATTGTTCCTCTGTTTTCCTGTTTACTGGTCTGTTCCAGGGTATGAGCATTTCTGTTGTGGGCCCCACCTTTGAGGACCTGGCCATCAACGTCAACCAGGACATCAGTAACATCTCCTACATTTTTGTAGGCCGTGCTTCAGGGTACATTGGTGGCTCCTTATTTGGAGGGATTCTCTTTGACCACTTGAACCCTCATTTGATGTTGGGTAAGACTATAATATATCAAGAGACCCCTGTGGTAAATGTACCAACTTGAACCCTGTACAGTTTAATATGTAAGTGTGTGGCATGGTATGCCTGACTACTGCTGTATGTTGGTTCTTTTGTGTTTAAGCTTTTCAGCTTGTTGGCATGCTTGTTGTATGTTACGTGTTTATTCAATCTTGTAGTGCTTTGAGGAAATGAAAAGCACATGATGAAAAAAAGGGTATTATTATAATCCTTTGTTTTCCCATTCAGGATTCTCCATGTTGGTCACAGCGTTTGGGATGTGTGCCATCCCTTTCTGTAAAAAGGCTGCTATTCTCACTATCATGATGTGTGGTATCGGAACCACTATGGGTATTTTAGACACAGGTAAGAACATTAAACAGCTTGTTGTAAATAACAGTTTTAAGTGGCGATTGTTGTCAGTTAAAGAGTGGTTCTGCTTTTCTCTCCAACAGGTGGGAATGTCCTCATCTTGAACACGTGGCGTAAGCAAGCTGGACCCCACATGCAAGCTCTCCACTTCAGCTTCGCTATTGGGGCTTTCGCGTCGCCCATCATCGCTAAGCTGATTTTCGGAACAGACCTGGTTCCGCACAAAAACATCAGCGCGATAGCCATGGTAACCTCCCCACCCGTAACCAACCTGGTCTCCgaagcctccctctcctcagcgcTTCTCTCCGTGATCCAAAGCTGGACCGTCACCCTCCGGTCCATGTGGGCCTACGTCGTGATCGggtccttcctcttcctggtttccctcctcttcttcttcatctACACCTGCTGCTCACCTTCTCGTGACAAGTCCCAGACGCAAGCAGCTAAGCCTCTGGTGTCCAAGAGCCACAACGCTCTCATCatcatgctcttctggttcttctTCTGGTACGTGGGAGCTGAGGTTGCCTACGGCTCCTTCATCTTCACCTTCGCCAAGGATTACGCCCACATGGAGCAGTCTCAGGCCGCGGGCCTTAACTCTTTATTCTGGGGGATGTTTGCAGCTGGCCGGGGCATGGCTATCTTCTTTGCGACCTGCATGCACCCAGGCACCATGATCCTGCTGAGTCTGTTGGGCTGCATGCTGTCCTCCCTGCTACTCACATTCTTCAACAACGTGCAGCTGGTCCTCTGGATCTGCACAGGGCTTTATGGTATCTCCATGTCCACCACCTTCCCCAGTGGAATCTCCTGGGTGGAACAGTACACCACAGTGACTGGCCGCTCGGCCGCCGTGTTTGTGGTGGGCGCGGCCCTGGGGGAGATGGTGCTGCCCGCTCTCCTGGGCTTCCTGCTGGGGAGGATCACGGGGGATCACCCCCTGCTCATGTACCTGGCTCTGCTCAcctccaccatcacctccatccTCTTCCCGGTCATGTACAAGTTGGCCACCACGCCCAGCGGACCGAGTCGGAGACCCAACGTCAAGGGGCGTCCGGAGGCAGACGACGGGGAGTATCGGCAAGCGCTGCTCGACTCGAGAgccgacgaggaggaggagcaggaggacgagGCCGACCAGTGGAACGACGCAGACTTTGAGGTGATTGAGATGGACGAGGCAGGTCTTCTGAACTCTCCTAAGAAGCCCTTCTCCTCGCCCCCTGACGGGGGTGCTGGGATGTCAGGGGACACcagccctctcttcccctcggCACTCTCCAAAACCCAGTCCCCTCAACACTCTGGAGGGTCCTCCTTCTCAGACCACCTTCCCCTTCTGGGAGAATCACCCAGACGGAAACTACTGCTCTCtctggaaagagagaagagagactaaGACCTGGCAAGGCGGGGACTCCCCCGGTGGACCTGAGTGCTGTGAAGATGTTACTGTGTCCTAAGCTAGCTTTGTCTACAGAGAAACATTTCTATAAACACGATGTACTTGGCGATAGTGTTTGTTTTCAATGTATCCTTAGCTTTCCTTGTTTGTTCCGTCCTCTCTTGCACTGAATGTTGTTactgaaattatatttgatCCTTTGGCCTGTGGGTCATTCACTCTTAGAAAGCCATCTACTGATGCAGCCTGGTACAGTTATTTGGCTGTATATTTTGCAgacttgaaaatgtattttgtaaacattaacgtgaattataaaaaataatagcAATACCGTGATAAACCTTGAAGACATTTTACTTTTCATTTTTTGTTTCAAACAAATTAGTGCATTATCTATAGTTGATTTTGAGTTCGAGACCTGGTATGGAATGGATATTTGTTTTTGCACTTTTTTGgtaaaatagaaaataaaaatatattttccaacTAATGTTTTCTATGTAATGCATTGTGATGAAATTTGTTGCTGTACTTCCATTGATGTAATTATCTTCTTTTTCAATAAATTAAAACCTTTGGATCTTAAGTGAGGAAAAACAAATAGATTCATACTTGCATTTTGATACATTGAGTTTTATTATATCAATCTCAAACCTTCACCCACAGCAATGtccattaaaaacaaacaaaaaacaattccTTCATCTATTTTACATTTGTACAAATACACATATCCTGTTTACAGTTGAGTGAGAAATAGTAGGTGAGTAGATTTTGGGTAACAGTGTTAGAGTACACTAAAACTGAAAGATGTATACAAAACATTATGCacaatgaaataaaatatatcCTTGCCATAAATTATCACACAGTATTGCAACAGTCCCAGAAGTGAAAATTAAAATGAATACTCTGCATCTTCCCTCAAATGGCTGCTGTCGATGCCCTAGGATGAAAGGACGCCTTAACAGACAGAAATACAATCAAGGCTGAAACAAACAAATCTAGAAATGTATGGCACCCTGAAACAGAATGCATTATGACAACTTGATTTCAATTCTCCACTGCTGATACACAGGGAGATCTGCTGTACAGTCACTATTTACAAAAGAGTGtatttgatataaaaaaaacaaatagagTCAATCAGTGGTTCATTTCATCCAGAATTACTAGGATCTCATCAAACGACATTCAGACTTTCAAGTCTTGCGTTTTTTACAAACTGCTACAGCGCAGTCTTAGTATTCGATCAGGCTGCAGGTAATGGCAGATGACACAGACAAGACGACCTCCACATAAATCATCTGAAGACATCAGCTTCACTCACAACCAATAGCAGCTAATGAAGACGGCAGTGAATGAGAACAAAAACACCAACCCTTGATAAAGCCCCCCCaagggagcccccccccccccccccccaagggagccccccccccccccccaaaggagGCCCACACAGCCAGTCTGGACACGCAGGTATATTtgtcaaacaaacaaatgacaaCAGGACCGAATGAAAACACAACAGGGTTCAATCAAAGCGCCGACACGCTAACAGAAACCCCACGCTAACACTGAGCTGAGCGAGGCAGCGTTTAGCACCAGGGTGGCACCGTGCGGCACCAGGGGCTGTTCAGAACTGCTCGAGGAGCTGGCGGAGGTAGGGGGCCTTGGACAGTTGCCGGTTGACCCGAGACAGCTTGTAGAGAACGGGACAGTCCAGGGACGCGCACGGAACCTTTCTCTCTGCACTGCCACTGCAGTTACGACAGATCTGGAGACACATACAGACGCTAGTTGGCTTTAGCAAGCAGTGGAAATGCaaaatacagatacacacacacacacacacacacacacacacacacacagacagactgtaaCATAATTTATTTGCAATCTGTACTCAGGCTGCCCACGGACAAAACTGAAACACGAAGCCAGCGGTATAAAAAGgtgcctgtggggggggggccagCATTCCCATCAGTGCTGACCTCATTAcagccccccccgtccccccccccccccccccccccccccgtccccctggTGTCCCTCACCTTCAGCAGCTGGTCCTGCTGGCTCTCCCACAGTCGCATGTCCTGGTGGAGGGTGACAGCGACGCGGTGAGGCTCGGCCCGGCAGCGAGCGCACACGCCCAGCTGGGTGAGATGGTCACACACGGGGCAGTGCAGCGTGGTGAAGTAGTGAGAGATGGtgcccttcctccctgcctcatcCCAGGGACACGCTGTGGAGCAGGAGGCCTTCTggacctggagacacacacacaggacacacacaggacacacacacacacaggacacacacacacacaggacacacacaggacacacacacacaggacacacacacaggacacacacaggacacacacacaggacacacacacaggacacacacacacacaggacacacacaggacacacacacacacaggacacacacacacacaggacacacacacacacaggacacacacacacacaggacacacacacaggacacacacaggacacacacacacaggacacacacaggacacacacacacacaggacacacacacacacaggacacacacacaggacacacacacacaggacacacacacaggacacacacacaggacacacacacacacaggacacacacacacacaggacacacacacaggacacacacacaggacacacacacacacaggacacacaggacacacacacacacaggacacacaggacacacacacacacaggacacacacacacacaggacacacacacacacaggacacacacacaggacacacacacacaggacacacacacaggacacacacacaggacacacacacacacaggacacacacacacacaggacacacacacaggacacacacacacaggacacacacacaggacacacacacacacaggacacacacacacacaggacacacacacacacaggacacacacacaggacacacacacaggacacacacacacacaggacacacaggacacacacacacacaggacacacaggacacacacacacacaggacacacaggacacacacacacacaggacacacacacacacaggacacacacacacacaggacacacacacaggacacacacacaggaca includes:
- the LOC124468392 gene encoding sodium-dependent glucose transporter 1-like isoform X2 — its product is MSISVVGPTFEDLAINVNQDISNISYIFVGRASGYIGGSLFGGILFDHLNPHLMLGFSMLVTAFGMCAIPFCKKAAILTIMMCGIGTTMGILDTGGNVLILNTWRKQAGPHMQALHFSFAIGAFASPIIAKLIFGTDLVPHKNISAIAMVTSPPVTNLVSEASLSSALLSVIQSWTVTLRSMWAYVVIGSFLFLVSLLFFFIYTCCSPSRDKSQTQAAKPLVSKSHNALIIMLFWFFFWYVGAEVAYGSFIFTFAKDYAHMEQSQAAGLNSLFWGMFAAGRGMAIFFATCMHPGTMILLSLLGCMLSSLLLTFFNNVQLVLWICTGLYGISMSTTFPSGISWVEQYTTVTGRSAAVFVVGAALGEMVLPALLGFLLGRITGDHPLLMYLALLTSTITSILFPVMYKLATTPSGPSRRPNVKGRPEADDGEYRQALLDSRADEEEEQEDEADQWNDADFEVIEMDEAGLLNSPKKPFSSPPDGGAGMSGDTSPLFPSALSKTQSPQHSGGSSFSDHLPLLGESPRRKLLLSLEREKRD
- the LOC124468392 gene encoding sodium-dependent glucose transporter 1-like isoform X1, with translation MSASSPRETVVKKKHVRFARMTDEDENDDQEDTLFDKRKDIRRGLKSVLKAGKRRKNQGFDGVEIIDRAGSDSSLGNCSRWMVTLALCASFLGLGMSISVVGPTFEDLAINVNQDISNISYIFVGRASGYIGGSLFGGILFDHLNPHLMLGFSMLVTAFGMCAIPFCKKAAILTIMMCGIGTTMGILDTGGNVLILNTWRKQAGPHMQALHFSFAIGAFASPIIAKLIFGTDLVPHKNISAIAMVTSPPVTNLVSEASLSSALLSVIQSWTVTLRSMWAYVVIGSFLFLVSLLFFFIYTCCSPSRDKSQTQAAKPLVSKSHNALIIMLFWFFFWYVGAEVAYGSFIFTFAKDYAHMEQSQAAGLNSLFWGMFAAGRGMAIFFATCMHPGTMILLSLLGCMLSSLLLTFFNNVQLVLWICTGLYGISMSTTFPSGISWVEQYTTVTGRSAAVFVVGAALGEMVLPALLGFLLGRITGDHPLLMYLALLTSTITSILFPVMYKLATTPSGPSRRPNVKGRPEADDGEYRQALLDSRADEEEEQEDEADQWNDADFEVIEMDEAGLLNSPKKPFSSPPDGGAGMSGDTSPLFPSALSKTQSPQHSGGSSFSDHLPLLGESPRRKLLLSLEREKRD
- the LOC124468394 gene encoding sodium-dependent glucose transporter 1-like yields the protein MSVSIAQEPVNINDDEEEIKDVDANNDKEEVDKGKDATIVQNASQSSLNPAFEAVEVIDRAANDSSSGTCSRWMVTLALCLSSLGLGMSISVVGPTFEDLAINVNQDISNISYIFVGRAAGYSGGSLFGGILFEYLNPHLLLGFSMLVTGIGTCAIPFCKKAAILTFMMSGIGATMGILDTGGNVLILNTWRKQAGPHMQAFHFNFAVGAFASPIIAKLIFGTDRIPHKNISTVALVTSPPLIDRVSETPLNFLYETQSWTTDLKSLWSYVVIGSFIFLVSLLFFTMYCRSTMSRDKLQTQATEPRVSKHHNALIILLFWFLFWYVGAEVAYGSFIFTFAKDYAHMEQSQAAVLNSLFWGMFAAGRGMAIFFATCMHPGTLILLSLLGCMLSSLLLTFFNNVQLVLWICTGLYGISMSTTFPSGISWVEQYTTVTGRSAAVFVVGGALGEMVLPALLGFLLGTNIRDYPLLMYLTLVTAIITAILFPIMYKLATGSSRKRSVKNQTKAENDYCQAQLDSGAG